One part of the Tachysurus vachellii isolate PV-2020 chromosome 6, HZAU_Pvac_v1, whole genome shotgun sequence genome encodes these proteins:
- the cpxm1a gene encoding probable carboxypeptidase X1 encodes MRVDLAPVLLLSFGLITCFQNETIKSNVTILTFNDTDLYLTTPSTASTDNGTEVARARTPAVNDTEQKVHDVQKEKSDTEHKTIPDCPPVGLESLRVSDYQLQASSSLSSGLGPHRGRLNIQSGLEDGDEYDGAWCAETEDKEQWLQLDALRPTLFTGVILQGRSSIWSLHWVTKYKVQFSNDSMTWQPCMNGSQEAVFVGSQDQETPVLALLPEPTVAQYIRINPQSWFSTGTICLRAEILGCPMPDPNNQYTLESERGSSDKLDFKHHNYAEMRKLLKAVNDECPDITRIYTIGKSYTGLKLYVMEISDNPGKHELGEPEFRYVAGMHGNEALGRELVLNLMQYICHEYKRGNQRIVQLVKDTRIHLLPSLNPDGYEAAYAKGSELSGWAVGRYSFEGIDMNHNFPDLNNIMWDDQEIATDKRKVSNHYIPMPEYYTTTEATVAPETRAVISWMQEIPFVLSANLHGGELVVTYPFDCTRNWIPRQDTPTADNDFFRWLAAVYASSNLVMANPDRRICHFEDFQQYNNIINGADWHTVPGSMNDFSYLHTNCFEVTVELSCDKFPHASELPVEWENNKESLLLYMEQVHRGIKGVIRDKDTKRGIANAIVKVEDLDHDIRSAADGDYWRLLNPGEYKVIVWAEGFFPAMRHCFVGSEPQATICDFNLTRTPQERITQILAKGGKIRTDQQLRIRALRMRKLRVSTKILNRRREQQQRRIKAKRK; translated from the exons ATGCGCGTCGATCTGGCACCAGTGCTGTTGCTGTCTTTTGGACTCATTACCTGCTTTCAAAACGAGACTATAAAAAGCAATGTGACCATCCTGACTTTTAATGATACGGATTTATATTTAACAACCCCTAGTACTGCCAGTACAGATAATGGCACTGAGGTGGCGCGCGCTAGGACGCCTGCGGTGAATGATACGGAGCAGAAAGTCCATGATGTGCAGAAGGAAAAGTCGGACACAGAACACAAGACAATACCCG ACTGTCCACCAGTTGGTTTGGAGTCTCTGAGAGTGTCTGATTACCAGCTACAGGCTTCGTCATCACTGAGCAGTGGGTTAGGCCCCCACAGGGGACGCCTCAACATACAG TCAGGTCTAGAGGACGGAGATGAGTATGATGGAGCATGGTGTGCTGAGACGGAGGATAAGGAGCAGTGGCTGCAGTTGGATGCTCTCAGGCCAACACTCTTCACTGGGGTCATTCTGCAAGGAAGAAGCTCCATCTGGAG ctTACACTGGGTTACAAAGTATAAAGTGCAGTTCAGTAATGACTCTATGACATGGCAGCCCTGCATGAATGGATCACAAGAAGCT GTGTTTGTGGGGAGTCAGGACCAGGAGACTCCTGTGCTGGCTTTGCTCCCTGAACCCACAGTGGCCCAGTACATTCGCATCAACCCACAGAGCTGGTTTAGCACTGGCACAATCTGCCTTAGAGCTGAAATCCTGGGTTGCCCAATGCCAG ATCCTAACAACCAGTACACCTTGGAGTCAGAGAGGGGTTCTAGTGATAAGTTAGACTTTAAACACCATAATTATGCTGAGATGAGAAAA TTACTGAAGGCAGTGAATGATGAGTGTCCTGATATTACACGTATTTACACCATTGGGAAGAGTTATACTGGACTTAAACTCTATGTCATGGAGATTTCAGACAACCCTGGAAAACACGAACTGG GAGAGCCAGAGTTCCGCTATGTTGCTGGAATGCATGGAAACGAGGCATTGGGTCGTGAACTGGTGTTGAACCTTATGCAATACATCTGCCACGAGTACAAACGAGGCAATCAGCGAATAGTCCAGCTGGTAAAAGACACACGTATTCATCTTTTACCATCTCTCAATCCTGATGGATATGAGGCAGCATATGCGAAg GGGTCTGAGCTTTCTGGTTGGGCTGTAGGTCGCTACAGCTTTGAGGGAATTGATATGAACCATAACTTCCCCGACCTCAACAACATCATGTGGGATGATCAGGAGATAGCAACAGACAAAAGGAAAGTCAGTAACCATTACATCCCCATGCCGGAGTACTACACCACAACTGAAGCAACA gttgCTCCAGAGACCCGAGCAGTGATAAGTTGGATGCAGGAAATTCCGTTTGTTCTGAGCGCTAACCTGCATGGAGGAGAGTTGGTGGTCACTTACCCGTTTGACTGCACTCGAAACTGGATCCCACGTCAGGACACGCCTACTGCAGATAACGACTTCTTTCGCTGGCTGGCAGCTGTTTACGCCTCCTCCAACCTGGTGATGGCCAACCCTGATCGCAGAATATGCCATTTTGAGGACTTCCAGCAATACAACAACATTATTAACGGAGCCGACTGGCACACTGTCCCAGGAA GCATGAACGACTTCAGCTACCTGCACACTAATTGCTTTGAGGTGACTGTAGAGTTGTCGTGTGATAAATTCCCTCATGCCAGTGAGCTTCCTGTTGAATGGGAGAATAACAAGGAGTCTCTTCTGCTCTATATGGAGCAG GTGCACAGAGGCATAAAAGGTGTGATCAGGGATAAAGACACTAAACGTGGTATTGCAAATGCTATTGTTAAAGTGGAGGACCTGGACCATGACATTAGATCAG CTGCTGATGGTGATTACTGGCGCCTGTTGAACCCTGGTGAGTATAAGGTGATTGTGTGGGCAGAGGGTTTCTTCCCTGCTATGCGTCACTGCTTTGTAGGCTCAGAACCACAGGCCACCATCTGTGACTTCAACCTTACTAGGACACCACAAGAGCGCATCACGCAGATCTTGGCCAAAGGTGGGAAGATCCGTACTGATCAGCAGCTCCGCATTAGAGCCTTGAGAATGCGCAAACTCAGAGTCAGCACCAAGATTCTGAACCGCCGGCGTGAGCAGCAACAGCGCCGTATCAAAGCCAAGAGAAAGTGA